One genomic region from Nocardia vinacea encodes:
- a CDS encoding serine hydrolase domain-containing protein produces MIVLAAVSCGSDHEHRAQDSAVPQTDSPEATRIVDIVRGKMTELDLSAAVFGVWRGDKQIASGALGGSPLGVPATLDMQVRVGQPMEPMLSTVLLQLNKEGVARLDEPITKWVPDFPRADQITPRMLANGTSGISDYVTDPAFLKTFYANPIKGFTSQELFDLANARPPLFAPGSSFSYAHSDLVVLGVVLEKATGKSLGDLIQQRVLDPLGMKQSRVMLTPQMVEPSLHGYTNERGVFEDSTFWNPTAFLHSGNMNSTVPDIALWVRALADGKLLPTEIFKEMMAPSTAGLGPLTKQKFFAYGAAHIDDWLFMNPAFGGYNGVVFYDTVTKTMIVLYCTLGPRADANVDNAIPIGTELGKLLVPDRPPRI; encoded by the coding sequence ATGATCGTCCTCGCTGCCGTCTCCTGCGGATCGGATCACGAACACAGAGCACAGGATTCGGCTGTCCCGCAAACGGACAGCCCCGAAGCCACGCGAATCGTGGACATCGTCCGCGGCAAAATGACCGAACTCGATCTCAGCGCAGCCGTATTCGGAGTATGGCGCGGCGATAAGCAGATCGCCTCGGGCGCACTCGGCGGCTCCCCGCTCGGAGTTCCGGCGACACTCGACATGCAGGTGCGAGTCGGCCAGCCGATGGAACCCATGCTCTCGACGGTGCTGCTACAGCTGAACAAGGAAGGCGTCGCTCGGCTCGACGAACCGATTACCAAGTGGGTGCCGGATTTTCCCCGTGCCGACCAGATCACGCCGCGGATGCTCGCCAATGGCACCTCTGGCATCTCGGACTACGTGACCGATCCCGCGTTCCTGAAGACTTTCTACGCGAACCCGATCAAGGGTTTCACCAGCCAGGAGCTCTTCGACCTGGCCAATGCGCGCCCGCCGCTATTCGCACCGGGTTCCAGCTTTTCCTACGCCCACAGTGATTTGGTCGTACTCGGCGTAGTGCTGGAGAAGGCCACCGGCAAGTCGCTCGGCGATCTGATTCAGCAGCGCGTCCTCGATCCGCTCGGTATGAAGCAGAGCCGAGTGATGCTGACGCCGCAGATGGTCGAGCCGAGCCTGCACGGTTACACCAATGAGCGCGGTGTTTTCGAGGACTCCACATTCTGGAATCCCACGGCATTCCTGCACAGCGGCAATATGAACAGCACGGTTCCCGACATCGCTCTATGGGTGCGCGCTCTCGCCGACGGGAAGCTGTTGCCCACCGAAATATTCAAGGAGATGATGGCGCCCTCGACAGCAGGTCTGGGCCCACTCACCAAACAAAAGTTCTTCGCCTACGGCGCCGCCCATATCGACGACTGGCTGTTCATGAACCCGGCATTCGGCGGGTACAACGGTGTGGTCTTCTACGACACGGTTACCAAGACCATGATCGTCCTGTACTGCACGCTCGGCCCCAGGGCCGATGCCAAC